In one Halosolutus amylolyticus genomic region, the following are encoded:
- a CDS encoding class I SAM-dependent methyltransferase, translating to MATDSRTAARDSGPAARRPMSIEEIRDSYAECADWAARFDWLERRLTGRYRRELFQGAEGRVLDVACGTGPNFEYLPQTVDLVGIDVSPEMLGKARDRLDRLAIDGTLREMDAQDLAFDDDSFDTVISSLSTCTFPDPVAALEEMDRVCRPGGRILLFEHGRSDVGPIARFQDWRADAHYAQAGCRWNQDPLELLVAADLPVREVRNRALGIVTLVEARPSRDSLLDAVRAHVIEG from the coding sequence ATGGCGACCGACTCCCGCACGGCGGCACGCGACAGCGGCCCGGCGGCGCGCCGTCCGATGTCGATCGAGGAGATCCGCGACTCGTACGCGGAGTGTGCCGACTGGGCCGCCCGGTTCGACTGGCTCGAACGGCGGCTCACCGGTCGGTACCGCCGCGAACTATTCCAGGGGGCGGAGGGACGCGTCCTCGACGTCGCCTGCGGCACGGGACCGAACTTCGAGTACCTGCCGCAGACGGTCGATCTCGTCGGGATCGACGTCAGCCCGGAGATGCTCGGGAAAGCACGGGACCGACTCGATCGACTCGCGATCGACGGGACGCTCCGGGAGATGGACGCGCAGGACCTCGCGTTCGACGACGACAGTTTCGACACCGTCATCTCGTCGCTGTCGACCTGTACGTTTCCCGACCCCGTGGCCGCACTCGAGGAGATGGACCGGGTCTGCCGGCCCGGCGGGCGAATCCTCCTGTTCGAACACGGGCGGAGCGACGTCGGCCCGATCGCGCGGTTCCAGGACTGGCGGGCCGACGCTCACTACGCGCAGGCGGGGTGTCGATGGAATCAGGACCCGCTGGAACTACTCGTGGCGGCCGATCTGCCGGTTCGAGAGGTCCGCAACCGGGCGCTCGGGATCGTCACGCTCGTCGAGGCCCGGCCGTCGCGCGACTCGCTGCTCGACGCCGTCCGGGCGCACGTCATAGAAGGGTAG
- a CDS encoding LiaF transmembrane domain-containing protein — protein MATSTTERRLPTSQFLLGAIVILVGVLLLLETTGISPTRNALLYVPSLFVLVGVWALVQSRFRNLVGPVVLIAVAGAWQLVAIDYATVDQVVVFWPVLVIAFGLSIVLGQFRSRVRATDDAFTSAFAAFGGVEKRNTSSAFTGADLTAVFGGTELDLRDADLAERPARVNAVAMFGGVDVVVPREWNVQLDVLPVLGGASDDRPRREDHHDGIDLVVTGFAAFGGVTVTD, from the coding sequence ATGGCCACGTCAACGACCGAACGCCGTCTTCCGACCAGTCAGTTCCTCCTCGGAGCGATCGTCATCCTGGTCGGCGTATTGCTCCTGCTCGAGACGACCGGCATTTCGCCGACGCGAAACGCCCTGCTGTACGTCCCGTCACTGTTCGTCCTCGTCGGCGTCTGGGCGCTCGTCCAGAGCCGGTTCCGGAACCTCGTCGGCCCGGTCGTCCTGATCGCGGTCGCCGGAGCGTGGCAGCTGGTCGCGATTGATTACGCGACCGTCGACCAGGTCGTCGTCTTCTGGCCGGTCCTCGTGATCGCGTTCGGACTCTCGATCGTCCTAGGCCAGTTCCGATCGCGCGTCCGCGCCACCGACGACGCCTTCACGTCCGCGTTCGCCGCGTTCGGCGGCGTCGAAAAGCGCAACACCTCGTCGGCGTTCACCGGGGCCGATCTCACCGCCGTGTTTGGTGGCACCGAACTCGACCTCCGCGACGCCGACCTCGCGGAGCGCCCGGCACGGGTCAACGCCGTCGCCATGTTCGGCGGGGTCGACGTCGTCGTTCCCCGGGAGTGGAACGTCCAGCTGGACGTCCTGCCCGTGCTGGGCGGTGCCTCCGACGACCGGCCGCGACGCGAGGACCACCACGATGGGATCGATCTCGTCGTGACCGGCTTCGCCGCCTTCGGCGGCGTCACCGTGACGGACTGA
- a CDS encoding 2-oxo acid dehydrogenase subunit E2 — MTDQRDTIEPFPIQRRGTVDAMRTAGRRSVVHGLVEFDVTEARRRIDDREERTGTELSFTAFLVLCLARALDDHPQINAYRDWRGRIVQFDDVDVMVIIEVEIDGKRIGVPHVIRAANRRSLQSIHDEIRRAQRDPDERQQSGIASLAVRLPGPVRRLFFRLPQWFPRRWKRVAGTVAVSSVGMFGTGGGWGITPTNYTLQLTVGGIGQKPGVVNGDIEPREYLSITATFDHDVVDGAPATRFVRRLKELVEEPEALYRDSSY, encoded by the coding sequence ATGACCGACCAGCGTGACACGATCGAGCCGTTTCCGATACAGCGGCGAGGGACCGTTGACGCGATGCGCACGGCTGGCCGACGAAGCGTCGTACATGGACTCGTCGAGTTCGACGTAACCGAGGCCCGACGGCGGATTGACGACCGAGAAGAACGGACGGGAACGGAACTCTCGTTCACCGCCTTTCTCGTGTTGTGTCTGGCCCGGGCCCTCGACGATCACCCCCAGATCAACGCATATCGTGACTGGCGGGGGCGGATCGTCCAGTTCGATGACGTTGACGTGATGGTCATCATCGAGGTCGAAATCGACGGGAAACGAATCGGCGTTCCACACGTCATCAGAGCGGCAAATCGGCGGTCACTGCAGTCGATTCACGACGAGATCCGGAGGGCCCAGCGGGACCCGGACGAACGACAGCAGTCGGGGATCGCCTCCCTGGCCGTCCGCCTCCCCGGGCCTGTACGACGGCTATTCTTTCGACTCCCACAGTGGTTTCCTCGACGCTGGAAACGAGTCGCAGGCACAGTCGCTGTGAGTTCCGTCGGAATGTTCGGTACCGGCGGCGGGTGGGGAATTACTCCGACAAACTACACACTTCAACTCACGGTTGGCGGAATCGGCCAGAAGCCGGGGGTCGTCAACGGCGACATCGAACCCCGCGAGTATCTTTCCATCACAGCGACGTTCGATCACGATGTCGTCGACGGTGCACCCGCAACCCGATTCGTTCGACGACTGAAGGAACTCGTCGAAGAGCCAGAGGCGCTATACCGTGATTCGTCGTACTAA
- a CDS encoding helix-turn-helix transcriptional regulator: protein MAYDGVIPRTDEPIDDIAYLARSEHRVPTLVALTTRPRSRSELCELTGVSSSTMRRTLGEFEARSWIRKEGYQYVATRLGETIASGMEDVIERVETERKLRDVWHWLPAEVSEFPIETWADMTVTVAEPDFPYRPVDRFESLLRETNEFRSLRPEVALMDPCLDVLSQLIDDGVGITLIDRPSCHTYFLSTYPDRSSEMLKQDNFTVLEHDELPPYGIGLLDDRVAISCYEQDSGTVRAVIDTDAPAVREWAESVYTSYRSDAQPLEPHRIVE from the coding sequence ATGGCATACGATGGCGTGATACCACGCACCGACGAACCGATAGACGACATCGCGTACCTCGCGCGGTCCGAACATCGCGTCCCGACGCTCGTCGCGCTGACTACCCGTCCCCGGAGTCGCTCCGAACTCTGTGAACTGACCGGGGTTTCGTCGTCCACGATGCGACGGACGTTGGGCGAATTCGAAGCCCGTTCCTGGATCCGAAAGGAGGGGTACCAGTACGTTGCGACGCGGCTAGGAGAGACGATCGCGTCCGGGATGGAGGACGTGATCGAACGGGTCGAAACCGAGCGGAAGTTGCGTGACGTCTGGCACTGGCTCCCGGCCGAGGTCAGCGAATTTCCGATCGAGACGTGGGCGGATATGACCGTCACTGTCGCCGAGCCCGATTTCCCGTATCGGCCGGTGGACCGCTTCGAGTCGCTTCTCCGGGAGACGAACGAGTTTCGATCGCTTCGACCCGAGGTCGCCCTGATGGATCCCTGTCTGGACGTTCTTTCTCAGCTGATCGACGACGGAGTCGGTATCACGCTGATCGATCGGCCGAGCTGTCATACGTACTTTTTATCGACGTACCCGGACCGTAGTTCGGAGATGCTGAAGCAGGACAATTTCACGGTTCTGGAGCACGACGAACTACCCCCGTACGGAATCGGCCTTCTCGATGACCGAGTCGCCATCAGCTGTTACGAGCAAGACAGCGGGACGGTCCGGGCGGTGATCGATACCGACGCACCGGCGGTTCGCGAGTGGGCGGAATCGGTCTATACGTCCTACCGATCCGATGCCCAGCCACTCGAACCCCACCGCATCGTAGAGTGA
- a CDS encoding ABC transporter permease, protein MRSLLTYVGSITLLGHGMVHLLGTAVYFELADVAEFPYKTTLLGSAVNVGDVGMRVFGVLWAVAAFGFVAGAGALLTDWGRWPLLVGAVAVFSLALTVLDYTVAYAGIVVNLGILVAVVYSQFI, encoded by the coding sequence ATGAGAAGTCTCCTGACGTACGTGGGATCGATCACTCTCCTCGGACATGGGATGGTTCATCTTCTCGGCACCGCCGTGTATTTCGAACTCGCCGACGTCGCCGAATTCCCCTACAAGACGACGCTCCTCGGCAGTGCGGTGAACGTAGGAGACGTAGGTATGCGTGTGTTCGGAGTTCTTTGGGCGGTTGCTGCCTTCGGGTTCGTCGCCGGTGCCGGCGCATTGCTCACAGACTGGGGGCGCTGGCCGTTGCTGGTGGGCGCGGTTGCGGTCTTTTCGCTAGCCCTGACCGTCCTCGACTACACAGTCGCCTACGCCGGCATCGTCGTCAACCTGGGAATACTTGTCGCTGTGGTATATTCACAGTTCATATAA
- a CDS encoding cytochrome P450 → MVARHSADDRHAESADGEPAIDDAPLPPGPDGYPIVGNTIPVVRDPFDFYETIAEYGDVVRYEVAGRSFTALLTPEHVERVLVEEPWRFERWEFADVGLDFAPEGLLSSDREQWQGQRQLMQPMFTTDRIRSYADAMAGYADRVADEWSDGQTLALDEAFSELTLAILSKTLFDLELDPTAADGAIPRAARAINERTGPERNLTMFVPDWVPTPGNRRYNRAMRDVDAVLGELIERRRSSDRDADDLLSLLLTATGPDGYELSEAEIRDNLLTFMFAGHETTALGLTYTIMLLATHDDVAADLRAELDDVLDGETPGIEHVSQLERTERVIREALRLYPPVFILFRRATEDAVFDGYRVPEGTILTFPQFHVHTDDRFYDDPEAFRPDRWTDERAADRPEYAYFPFGGGPRHCIGMRFATLELQLVVATLARRFEFELLSDSDPEFAAGATLRPAEPVRVRVHER, encoded by the coding sequence ATGGTAGCACGCCATTCGGCCGACGATCGCCACGCCGAGTCCGCGGACGGCGAACCCGCGATCGACGACGCACCCCTGCCGCCGGGCCCGGACGGCTATCCGATCGTTGGGAACACGATTCCGGTGGTCCGCGATCCGTTCGACTTCTACGAGACGATCGCGGAGTACGGCGACGTCGTCCGCTACGAGGTCGCCGGCCGATCGTTCACCGCACTACTCACACCCGAACACGTCGAGCGCGTCCTCGTCGAGGAACCGTGGCGGTTCGAGCGGTGGGAGTTCGCGGACGTCGGACTGGACTTCGCGCCGGAGGGACTCCTCTCCAGCGATCGCGAGCAGTGGCAGGGGCAGCGCCAACTCATGCAGCCGATGTTCACGACGGACCGGATTCGATCGTACGCCGACGCGATGGCCGGCTACGCCGATCGGGTCGCCGACGAGTGGTCCGACGGGCAGACGCTCGCGCTCGACGAGGCGTTCTCGGAACTCACGCTGGCGATCCTCTCGAAGACGCTATTCGACCTGGAACTCGATCCGACGGCGGCCGACGGAGCGATCCCCCGCGCGGCGAGGGCGATCAACGAGCGCACCGGGCCGGAGCGAAACCTCACGATGTTCGTCCCCGACTGGGTGCCGACGCCCGGCAATCGTCGGTACAACCGGGCGATGCGCGACGTCGACGCGGTGCTCGGCGAACTGATCGAACGGCGTCGATCGAGCGATCGAGACGCCGACGACCTGCTGTCGCTCCTGCTCACGGCGACGGGGCCGGACGGGTACGAACTCTCGGAGGCGGAGATCCGCGACAACCTGCTGACGTTCATGTTCGCGGGCCACGAGACGACGGCGCTCGGACTCACTTACACGATCATGCTCCTCGCCACGCACGACGACGTCGCGGCCGACCTGCGCGCCGAACTGGACGACGTGCTGGACGGCGAGACGCCGGGGATCGAGCACGTGTCGCAACTGGAACGCACGGAGCGAGTGATCAGGGAGGCGCTACGCCTGTACCCGCCCGTATTCATCCTCTTCCGGCGGGCCACTGAGGACGCCGTTTTCGACGGCTACCGCGTTCCCGAGGGGACCATCCTGACGTTCCCGCAATTTCACGTCCACACCGACGATCGGTTCTACGACGACCCCGAGGCATTCAGGCCCGATCGGTGGACCGACGAGCGCGCGGCCGATCGGCCGGAGTACGCCTACTTCCCGTTCGGCGGCGGCCCGCGCCACTGTATCGGGATGCGCTTTGCCACGCTCGAACTGCAACTCGTCGTCGCGACGCTCGCACGGCGGTTCGAGTTCGAACTCCTGAGCGATTCCGATCCGGAATTCGCGGCCGGGGCGACGTTACGACCCGCCGAGCCGGTTCGCGTCCGGGTTCACGAACGATAG
- a CDS encoding PRC-barrel domain containing protein: MSANITADDEGKRVVNAQGDEIGVVHEVERGTAHVKPDPGMTDTIKSKLGWGEADQETYALDTDSVDRITDDEIRLGRL; this comes from the coding sequence GTGAGCGCAAACATCACAGCCGACGACGAGGGGAAACGAGTCGTCAACGCACAGGGAGACGAAATCGGCGTCGTCCACGAGGTCGAACGCGGAACGGCCCACGTCAAACCCGACCCGGGGATGACGGACACGATCAAGTCCAAACTCGGCTGGGGCGAGGCCGACCAGGAGACATACGCACTCGATACCGACAGCGTCGATCGGATCACGGACGACGAGATACGACTCGGCCGACTCTGA
- a CDS encoding OsmC family protein, translating into MTDHKQLTHGIDPETFDAFAEHAADNPEEVQLGLGATATYEGTCAHSLAKIDSYELGDETIARETREYTLPYGGWQEVLEAGGWVGATDRIEPIEAALSALAACINVGISINAVANGVDIERLQTRVRTDFDPAVLFSLAELKEADSVFENLTADIEIDGAGLDDDLADEWARRAPVYTLVSLAQDVQLTINTPAQVAGDD; encoded by the coding sequence ATGACTGACCACAAGCAACTCACACACGGTATCGACCCCGAAACATTCGACGCGTTCGCCGAACACGCGGCCGACAATCCCGAAGAAGTCCAACTCGGTCTCGGGGCGACCGCGACCTACGAGGGGACGTGCGCCCACAGCCTGGCGAAAATCGATAGCTACGAACTCGGTGACGAAACGATCGCTCGCGAGACGCGCGAGTACACCCTTCCGTACGGCGGCTGGCAGGAGGTGCTGGAGGCCGGCGGCTGGGTGGGTGCGACCGATCGGATAGAGCCGATCGAAGCCGCACTCTCCGCGCTGGCCGCCTGCATCAACGTCGGTATCAGTATCAATGCCGTCGCAAACGGCGTCGATATCGAGCGACTCCAGACACGCGTTCGGACCGACTTCGATCCGGCCGTGCTCTTTAGCCTGGCGGAACTCAAGGAGGCCGATTCTGTTTTCGAGAATCTGACCGCCGACATCGAGATCGACGGCGCGGGACTCGACGACGATCTGGCCGACGAGTGGGCACGACGAGCGCCCGTCTACACGCTCGTCTCCCTCGCGCAGGACGTCCAGTTGACGATCAATACCCCCGCCCAGGTGGCGGGCGACGACTAG
- a CDS encoding CPBP family intramembrane glutamic endopeptidase, whose translation MTETAQLSIGNTALAVGNPWVFFAVTFAITWFFWLSAIALGVSFTSAAGLVLLLAGLVGPGIAGIGFVYLVYDERGRTDFWDRIKQVRRIGVRWGLVILLVPLAVTIVAAVVDTLLGGPGATWGEGVREFDANPLAILPALFFATLPPLLEELGWRGYALDRLQLTWSALGASLILGVVWSVWHLPLFFIDGTYQHDTVGFGTPGFWLFTIGIVPLSVAFTWVYNHTSRSTLGIILLHGWVNFVSETIEVTDAVYYLQWALLAVLITAIWGAKTLTKAEDVPRPPPARR comes from the coding sequence ATGACCGAGACGGCACAGCTATCGATCGGCAACACAGCCCTCGCTGTCGGAAATCCGTGGGTGTTCTTTGCCGTGACGTTCGCCATAACGTGGTTCTTCTGGCTCTCGGCCATCGCCCTCGGGGTGAGTTTTACCAGCGCCGCAGGACTCGTGTTGTTACTGGCGGGACTCGTCGGCCCCGGGATTGCCGGCATCGGGTTCGTGTACCTCGTCTACGATGAACGAGGACGAACGGATTTCTGGGATCGTATCAAACAGGTCCGCCGGATCGGCGTCCGATGGGGTCTGGTAATTCTTCTGGTCCCCCTGGCCGTGACGATCGTCGCTGCAGTAGTAGATACGTTACTGGGTGGGCCAGGCGCAACGTGGGGCGAAGGGGTACGGGAATTTGACGCCAATCCACTTGCGATCCTCCCGGCACTATTCTTTGCAACGCTCCCACCGCTCCTCGAAGAATTGGGGTGGCGAGGGTATGCACTGGACCGACTCCAGCTGACCTGGTCCGCGCTGGGGGCCAGCCTGATTCTCGGGGTCGTCTGGTCGGTCTGGCACCTCCCGCTGTTTTTCATCGACGGGACGTATCAGCACGATACAGTCGGGTTCGGCACGCCAGGATTCTGGCTGTTCACGATTGGCATCGTTCCACTCTCGGTCGCCTTCACGTGGGTGTACAACCACACCTCGCGCAGCACCCTCGGCATCATCCTGTTGCACGGGTGGGTCAATTTCGTCTCCGAAACGATCGAGGTTACAGACGCCGTCTACTACCTCCAGTGGGCGCTGCTCGCAGTGCTAATTACCGCAATCTGGGGCGCGAAGACCCTGACGAAGGCAGAGGACGTGCCACGACCACCGCCTGCCCGCCGGTAG
- a CDS encoding trans-sulfuration enzyme family protein, protein MDADDRTFETLAVTAGEEPFRTGSEAGDAVSPLHLASTFALPGLDTEMSLEDVDPDAGEFVYSRLSNPTRHALETRLAALEGGEYAMAFSSGTAAIFTAILSVVEPGDHLVAFDDLYAGTRRMLEDVFAARLDVDVTFVDATDTAAVERAVTDETAFVWMETPTNPRLDLCDVAAIAEIADRADATFGVDNTFASSYFQRPLELGADVVAHSTTKYLNGHSDSVGGAVVTSDDALADELQFLQQVGVGDMLAPFDSYLVLRGLKTLHMRMRQHERNATAIAEFLEGHEKVSDVYYPGLESHPQHDLAREQMDGFGGILSFELEGDIDDAAAFLEALEEFTLAVSVGGVESLIELPAGMTHEPLPKAEREELGITDTLVRVSAGVEGTADLLADLERGFDAIEQRSAAVADDD, encoded by the coding sequence ATGGACGCAGACGATCGGACGTTCGAGACGCTCGCCGTCACCGCCGGCGAGGAACCGTTCCGAACCGGAAGCGAGGCGGGCGACGCCGTCTCGCCGCTCCATCTCGCCTCGACCTTCGCGCTCCCGGGACTCGACACCGAGATGAGCCTCGAAGACGTCGATCCCGACGCGGGGGAGTTCGTCTACTCGCGGCTCTCGAACCCGACCCGGCACGCCCTCGAGACGCGACTGGCCGCGCTCGAGGGCGGCGAGTACGCGATGGCGTTCTCGTCGGGGACCGCGGCGATCTTTACGGCGATTCTCTCGGTCGTCGAACCCGGCGATCACCTCGTTGCCTTCGACGACCTCTACGCCGGCACGCGGCGGATGCTCGAGGACGTCTTCGCGGCGCGTCTGGACGTCGACGTGACGTTCGTGGACGCGACCGACACCGCGGCGGTCGAACGGGCGGTCACCGACGAGACGGCGTTCGTCTGGATGGAGACGCCGACGAACCCCCGACTCGACCTCTGTGACGTCGCGGCGATCGCCGAAATCGCCGATCGCGCGGACGCGACGTTCGGCGTCGACAACACGTTCGCGAGTTCGTACTTCCAGCGCCCGCTCGAACTGGGCGCGGACGTCGTCGCCCACAGCACGACGAAGTACCTCAACGGTCACTCGGACTCGGTCGGCGGGGCGGTCGTCACCAGCGACGACGCGCTCGCCGACGAGTTGCAGTTCCTCCAGCAGGTCGGCGTCGGCGATATGCTCGCGCCGTTCGACAGCTACCTCGTGCTCCGCGGGCTGAAGACACTCCACATGCGGATGCGCCAGCACGAACGCAACGCCACGGCGATCGCGGAGTTCCTCGAGGGCCACGAGAAGGTCTCGGACGTCTACTACCCCGGTCTCGAGAGCCACCCACAGCACGACCTCGCCCGCGAGCAGATGGACGGCTTCGGCGGGATTCTCTCGTTCGAACTCGAGGGGGACATCGACGACGCCGCGGCGTTCCTGGAGGCGCTCGAGGAGTTCACCCTCGCGGTGTCGGTCGGCGGCGTCGAGAGCCTGATCGAACTCCCGGCCGGGATGACCCACGAACCGCTCCCGAAGGCGGAACGCGAGGAACTGGGGATCACCGATACGCTGGTTCGCGTCTCCGCCGGCGTCGAGGGAACCGCCGATCTGCTCGCCGACCTCGAACGCGGGTTCGACGCGATCGAGCAACGTTCGGCGGCGGTCGCGGACGACGATTAA
- a CDS encoding helix-turn-helix domain-containing protein: MQRFVRDENVVRYEELRAWDVRTGSNVEYALYYVELAGDRDRYRAAIDRVDSIVEYELAPIDDDALHVWVCEESRPEIQAWRAAFEDRHLIVVPPIRYDADAALGLTIVGDGGDIQAVLADLPDAIDVTINEIGTYDRRGGTIAGALTERQLDAVETALAIGYYAVPREASLADVADALDCAESTASVLLRRAERELFTRVLDRYGGAIGRDRGTGRSAPER, translated from the coding sequence ATGCAGCGGTTCGTCCGGGACGAGAACGTCGTCCGGTACGAGGAACTGCGTGCCTGGGACGTTCGCACCGGATCGAACGTAGAGTACGCGCTGTACTACGTCGAACTGGCGGGAGACCGCGATCGGTATCGGGCGGCGATCGATCGCGTCGACTCGATCGTCGAGTACGAACTCGCGCCGATCGACGACGACGCGCTCCACGTCTGGGTCTGCGAGGAGAGCCGACCCGAGATCCAGGCGTGGCGGGCCGCGTTCGAGGATCGGCACCTGATCGTCGTCCCGCCGATCCGGTACGACGCCGACGCCGCGCTGGGGCTGACGATCGTCGGCGACGGCGGTGACATCCAGGCCGTCCTCGCCGACCTCCCCGACGCGATCGACGTGACGATCAACGAGATCGGCACCTACGATCGCCGCGGGGGCACGATCGCGGGTGCCCTCACCGAGCGGCAACTCGACGCGGTCGAGACGGCGCTCGCGATCGGCTACTACGCGGTGCCGCGGGAGGCGTCGCTCGCCGACGTCGCCGACGCGCTCGACTGCGCCGAGAGCACCGCTTCGGTCCTGCTCCGGCGGGCCGAGCGGGAACTGTTCACCCGCGTGCTCGATCGGTACGGCGGCGCGATCGGCCGGGATCGGGGCACGGGTCGGTCAGCCCCGGAGCGATAG